A genomic region of Methanobacterium sp. SMA-27 contains the following coding sequences:
- a CDS encoding NAD(P)/FAD-dependent oxidoreductase has product MNRCDVLIIGAGPAGLFAANELAGKLEVIIVDKGRGLNERRCDALSNGSCRKCFPCNITGGLGGAGGLSDGKLNLRPDIGGNLEEFVSTEEAWSIINEIDQTFLKHGAPEEIYAPDKDKISPILKEAAATGINFIPIVQRHMGSDKTPPIINSIKDELEDKGVQFMLETEVLDIIVDEKVKGAKLKNYEEGIFEIYCNYLIAAPGRIGAKWLSNQTDKLGIPVKHNPVDVGVRVELPQIMMDEVTTINWDPKFHIITKTYDDFVRTFCVCNHGFVVEEVYDDFMGVNGHSMRDKLSDNTNFAFLVRVELTEPIENTSDYAFSIATITNTLGGGKPLLQRLGDLRRGRRSTWRRLERSNVVPTFDCVTPGDIAMALPHRVVVDIIEGLEALDKVIPGVASDSTLLYAPEIKLYAMRLEMNKNMKTRIEGLYAAGDGAGVSRGIVGAAATGIIAARDIIKKNI; this is encoded by the coding sequence ATGAATAGATGTGATGTTCTGATTATAGGTGCAGGACCTGCAGGTCTTTTTGCAGCAAATGAATTGGCAGGAAAGCTTGAAGTTATTATAGTGGATAAAGGTCGAGGTTTGAATGAAAGGAGATGTGATGCTCTCTCTAATGGAAGTTGCAGAAAATGTTTTCCATGTAACATAACCGGAGGATTAGGTGGTGCTGGAGGTCTTTCAGATGGTAAACTTAATCTAAGACCCGATATAGGGGGAAACCTTGAAGAATTTGTGAGTACTGAAGAAGCTTGGAGTATTATTAATGAAATTGACCAAACGTTCCTTAAACATGGTGCACCTGAAGAGATTTACGCACCTGATAAAGATAAAATCTCCCCTATTCTAAAGGAGGCAGCAGCTACAGGAATAAATTTTATACCTATAGTACAGCGACATATGGGTTCTGACAAAACTCCCCCGATTATAAATTCTATAAAAGATGAACTTGAAGATAAAGGCGTTCAATTTATGCTGGAAACCGAAGTTTTGGATATAATTGTTGATGAAAAAGTGAAGGGTGCAAAGCTAAAGAATTACGAAGAAGGTATTTTTGAAATTTATTGTAACTATTTAATTGCAGCTCCAGGAAGAATCGGGGCTAAATGGTTGTCGAATCAAACAGATAAACTTGGAATTCCTGTGAAACATAATCCTGTTGATGTGGGTGTAAGGGTGGAGCTGCCTCAAATAATGATGGATGAAGTAACCACGATAAACTGGGATCCAAAATTCCATATAATAACCAAGACTTATGATGATTTTGTTAGGACTTTTTGTGTTTGTAATCATGGATTTGTAGTTGAAGAGGTTTATGATGATTTTATGGGTGTGAATGGTCATTCAATGAGAGATAAATTATCAGATAATACAAACTTTGCATTTTTAGTTAGGGTGGAATTAACCGAACCAATTGAGAATACTTCTGATTATGCATTTTCTATTGCAACAATTACCAACACCCTTGGTGGAGGAAAACCACTTCTTCAAAGATTAGGAGATCTCCGAAGAGGAAGAAGATCTACTTGGAGGAGACTTGAAAGAAGTAATGTTGTGCCGACATTTGACTGTGTAACTCCAGGGGATATTGCAATGGCACTTCCACATAGGGTGGTGGTGGATATTATAGAAGGTCTTGAAGCCTTAGATAAAGTAATACCTGGTGTTGCTTCTGATTCAACTCTTCTTTACGCACCTGAGATAAAATTATATGCAATGAGATTGGAAATGAATAAAAATATGAAAACAAGAATTGAAGGACTTTATGCTGCTGGAGACGGTGCAGGAGTATCTAGAGGAATTGTTGGAGCAGCTGCCACAGGAATTATAGCTGCAAGGGACATTATTAAAAAAAACATATAA